Part of the Kryptolebias marmoratus isolate JLee-2015 linkage group LG20, ASM164957v2, whole genome shotgun sequence genome, AAACCATTAATCTTTGAAAGTTAAAAgaaagaagtgtgtgtgtgaagaacggcaaagaaaaaatgtgaatatcATCACACCTACAGCAGAACATCTGTATGAACTACACTCAGAGTGTTTGGTGACAAACTAATTGGTGTGtgattgtagaaaaaaaacaagtataacataaataaaaagttcaaacatATAAAAAGAGATGAGTGTAtaggcaaataaaaacatgtttttaagcaCTTTGTAATTAATAGTATTAAAAGAGCTGGGGAGACCTGAAACATCCAAATTGGTTAAATTTGAAGACTTCTGACAAGAAGCTTCCAAATCATCATTTCATCATTGAGGtttaagaaacaacaaacaaatgaaagcgTCAGAGAGCTATTAGCACTGTAAAATCTGCAAAACCAGACAGATTCGTTCATTTCATAAACATCTCCTTGGTGATGCCACACTTCAGACAGACACGCCGTCACCCAGCCTGCAGCTTACGTCCTGTGGCTCCAGCGGCTCGATCATTGGTGCTTCATCTCCTCTGGGCGAGCGCAGGGGCGACGAGGAGAGTCTCTTCTCCCATTCGCCCAGCATGCCGCCGCCGCTGGTGGTTTCCAGGAAGGAGCGCTTCAGTTCGCTGACGTTCGTCTGGTGCTTGACCACCTCGGGTGGGGGCTCTGTGTCCTACAGTGGCCGATGAACCATGACACAGGGAGATGAAGGGAAGCAGCGGTGCAACGGGAACGATAGTCATGCTTTACGTGCGCAACGGTAGCTTGCATATCCAATGGGTTCCCAAAAAGGTCTGGAAACAAAATGTAGTCTTCTGCAGACCTAAATCTGTTGCATTATTTGCTTCCTTATATTTACTGTTGTTCAGAAGGCTCTGCAGGCTACCTGTGCAGCATCTGGCAGAAACAGcagaataacagaaaaaaaaatccaaccgCATGGCAGCTGATGATGAAGCTTGTACTTAAATGCTTCAGGAGCATTTAAGACCAGCGtagttgaataaaaataaaatgattacatGCACAAATTCAAAGACTTAGTTTTACTAGTTAAGTTAAGCACAACACTCCCACATTTCATTAGATTTGAATTACTccagtttaatttctttttagctttcaaaCTATTTGAAAATTCACAGCAAGAACTACAGAAGTTCACACGggaaagtattaaaaaaaaacatggcatcTCGAACAGACAGCTACTAATTATACATGAGGGCTATTAGTTTATTATTAAGTTTCTTCATACCTAAAAATCACCTGCATGCAAGTTTTAGACATGCACTGTTTGCTTACCAACCTCTAGCATCAGATTACTATGTCTGATAAAAACGTTTTCTCCTTTTACTCGTCTTATGAAACTATActgcaaagacaagaaaagggcagaagaaTTGTAAAAAAGGGTAGGTGCTACAGTATGTTAAATTCCAACTcttgtttggggaaaaaaatgggagtTTTGTCTTTCACAGTTTGGCTGTTAATGAGAAATGACATGATGggagaaaaacatttcactcaAAGTAAAAGCAATggataaaaacaacttaaaacatataaaatgttgGGTGTAGCTGCAAGACTCCCacgtaaaaaaatattaaacaaataaaaaaaagcacttggTAGGTGGAACTGCGGATTCTTTGGAAGCAATGAGTCAGTCTGCTGTGTTGTATGATAGTGAGTGTgtaagaagcagcagcagggaaGCCAGAACGaaggaatgggacaacatttctGAGTGCATCTAACAACGTTACGATGCACTGAGCGGGGTCGTGAAGAGACCCCGGTGTACCTGAGTCCGCATCTCAGAGTCATCATCTGCTTCCGACTGATGGCGGGTAAAGAGGAGAGCACGGAGACAGTGAGACAAAGCAGCAGAGAGTCATTAAAGAGAAGAGATGCAGATGGAAAAATCAgtggagaggaaaacaaagcGAGCAGCATGGAGCTGGAAATGAGGAAAAGAACTGAACTGTTTCCTAATACCCCTTTACTGAAAAGTACTTATTCAGTTAGACTTTTGCTCGCAACTGAACATCCGCAAAGCCTTAGATTCTCACGTTGCTGTAAAATATACTTTTGTAGgggaatgttttattttgcaacttAACCAAAAGCAGAAGTGGAAGTAAAATGTTTACTAACATGCttgtctgctttaaaacacattgAAATAACTAGAATCCCCAACTATATGTGGGGAAATTACACAGCTCTGTCCTGATTAGTTTTGTCTGTCCTTGTTTCAATAATTCCCCAACATCTGCAGCCAGATTTCATCCTGCAACCCTTTACATTTATCATTACAGAACAGCCTTGgacaaaattaaacacattccACTGCCAGGGGAACGTAGGCAGCCACAGTGAGgcttttattaacattaaaagtcagtagaaattaaagattttaagtgtgaacattttaaaatgaagctcaaattaaaagaaatatttactgtattGATTGTAATGAAACAACATTGTGAAATAGGAAAATATTGCAAAACTAAGGAAGTGTTTTTAcagtcaaaaatacaacaacacaaaaacaagaactaaatGTGCAGAACTAAACCAATTACATGCATGACACACAGGACTCCGGCTTTCACAAATATTCATCAGAATATTTCACTGACAAGGAGCCGTTTccttttccatttctttatAATATTTTGTTACAAACCTCTGTGGCAGTCATCTCTCCATCAAAGGCAAAGTCTGTATGCTCGCTGTCAGTCTGCATTTGCAGACCAAACCAAAACAGTCCGAGTCGcaagcaagaaaaacaagaaggacCCAACATGTAAATATTTGGGGGGGGAAAATGCACTTATTATCAACAAAGAGTCTTCATAACCACAAATGGGACAAATGGAGATGCTTTGATTGTTGGAACTGTAAGCTAAACGCAATCAGACGACACTACAGATAAGATCTGGAAgacaacaaaaagataaagagcaaagaaataagataaaataagcaAGCAAAACAGACTCAGAGGAAGTTGAAACCATCAGTCGGTCACTGACATTTAAATGGGTTGCTACTGAATTTGGAATGGCTGGTAAATAAACATTTCCTCATATAACTTTGAAGCATTTGCAGGGCAAACTTCATTCAAATCTGATGATTTTGTGGCCGAACAGTAACCTGACTTTCAGGCCCGACCCCTCCTCTTCATGCATGTCAACACTGTGGGTGATGGAGATGCATGTAGTTGTCACCGTCTCTCTGCATCACAGCGTGTTTAATTACACACTGAGCCTCCAAAACTGTGCTGCTTGGTGGAAAACTATATCTTGTCGCTCCACCGAGGAATCCTACTCATTGAAACATTAAGAGCTCTTCTGGCGgcaatttgatttaaatgatttgttttaatttgtgcagCTTTGCTGGAGTCAGTCTGCGACGCAGAGAAACTGAGTGCAAAGATAAATATGGAAGTGTTTACATGCAgctgatgaaactaaaaccagTTTGAACAGTATTGGTCAAAATATGGACAGGATGGGTTAACACTGAGATGGGTTAGGCACAAAGCCATGAATTTAGTGAAGTATTAGTTTCTAAATGAATATAGGTTAATTCTTATATCCTCTAATAAATAACTCTCTTAAGTGATATTTTCTGATAAATtatctgtaaagctgaaaaaaatatatatatttgacacCCATGCAGGTAAAACAATCCCACTATTTGTGTGTAACCTTCTCATTTAGGGTGAAGCAGCCaatcaaacatgaaacaatGAGACTTGCAGGTTTGTCTCTGTGACTTGAGATGCTGATGAGGATGTGTTCTACAGGATGAGCTTGTGAGCGGGCAGAGATGAGGTTCTGAAAGTAGGAGACTGACAGACACTGGGACACGCACTGTCTCCAGGTCGGCTCTGAAACTGGTGAAACTGTTACAGGACAGGATCGGGTGTTAACGAGTGTAATGGACCATCATTCTGAGCCAGAGGTGGGCACTTGAACATACAGGCGTacgcacacacacctcctcttcctctgaacTGTCATGGTCATGGTAGCTCTGGGCTATGGAGGCGGTCAAGGAGGCAGCCTTGGGCTCCAGGTAGCAGAGGCACAGCGCCAGTGGGAAGGAGAGGGTGAGGGCGTAAGGGACGGAGAAGGAGGTGgagagcaggaagaagaagatgaagaggaagcaGGGAATGAGTGACGGTGATTTTATGGGAAGGAAGTTTTGCGCACACTCGGGGAGGAGGCGCATCTCGGACAGATCTGGGAAGGTGATGTAGCCATCCTCGTCCAGGATGGAGGACAGGTCGGGCAGGTGCAAGGAGAAGGAAAAGAGCGTGCCGCCATGCCGCTTCCCCTGCTCCAGCCTCTGCCTGCGGGCTGACAGCAGCAGCGCCTGCTCCTTCAACAGGGCGGCTTTGTGGTCGGCGCGGGCTTGCCGGCGGCGGCAACCTGTGCCGCTCTTGACTGGGCTAACAGATGAGGCCCGCTTGCGTGCGCTCTCCCTGCGCCTGCGCCGCACTTTGTTTGATGAAATAGGAGATGAGGGGAGTGAGAGCTCCGAGCGGAGGGGGTCATGTGTGTACAGACGAGGGGAGCGCTGATGGAGGGAAATGTCAACGGGGAGACGATGTGTGCGCAAATGGAGAGAAGCGGAGGGGAAGGAGGGGAGTACGCATGAGCACACACGAGTAAAGTGAGGGGTCAAAAGaaggacaagaaaagaaaagctgattaGTAAAGCGAACACAAGATGAGAAGCACAAAGGCCTATCTACTGCAGCGACTTAAGCTGAAAGCAACTGGGAAATTCACATCAGCCATTAAGAGGTtttatacacacaaaaaaccaaaacaaatcataaaacagaaaggaaTAAAGGCTCTAAAAAGGCAACCATAGCACCTTCATCTGACTCTTCCACTTGGCAATGCTctgaaccaaaaacaaaacagtcaaagtCTCTGTGAAATTATTTCAGATGTCCCTCTGCACTGAAAATGTTGGACCTTTACCTTTGTGTCGTGTCTGAGTGGTGTTGAGGGAGCAGGTTCTGGCGTCTCTTTCTGAACATCCTCCTGCTCcgccttctcctcctctgccatTCTTTCTGTCGTTACCGTGGTGATGATGTCCTCCTTGGCAATGACTTTCGCTGCCCCGTCAATGCTGCCGTCCTTGGCTGGAGTCTCGTGGTTCTCCATAATGGGAGCTGAAACGCCAGATGACAAAGACGGATGAGACGGACTTTCctttatgacatttttatggacacctcatgtttgttttgaactttggTGAAAAAGGCGAGCAACTGAATAAAGGGCTTTGATTTGTTTTCGCACGTGGTTGTTACGATAGCCACTGTGGCGTTGTCAGTTTtcataagcaaaacaaaaaactcatttgcattttcaacaaatgtttttttttttttttttttacaaacaatcaaacaaaacgGGGAACCGTTTTAAGAGCTCGGATGGTACTTAGCcatctgtttcagcttctgacctCCGTCTAGGCTGAGGGACATGTTGTAGCGTTTGCTGGAGGAGCGTTTGAAGAACGGGGCCGGCCTGGCGATCTGAGCGCTGGCCCTGCGAGTCTGAGCCTGCGTTCTGCCGCTGTAGCGAAACTTGGAGCCAAGGCTCAGGAACTTTTTCGGGGGTGCCTCGGGAGACACCAGCCTGTAACAAGTTACAAACATGCTCATTAATCaaaccagaaataaaacaccaaGTTAAGCCGAGCGCTGAGAAGCCCTAAACCTCCTACTCATATGAATAGTCTCCAGGGAGCCCTCAGGCTGGGTTTACTACTCCAAATGACTCAAGAGACCAATTTTTGCTTAAAGCAGCAACTGTGTCTGATGTTCAAACCACTAATAGCCTTAACACTGCCTCTatttcccagaaaaaaaaataaatcgaGTACAGTAAATATGAGTAAACTGCAATGCTGGCATGACTGTGATccctgaaattaaaaaatgccaCAGAAGCATCTAAGGGACTATTTGACTTTACTGAATCTgtcattttaatatatttaaaacttcTATAATGAAGTATATGTAATTAACTTTCCCTCGTCGTTCTTACCTGAAGAAGGTGTGGTGCTCCACGCAGACCTTCCATAGTCTTTTGGCAGCGCGATGGTTCGGGAGTTTGAAACCGATTGTGCTTTCAAACTGCTCAAActgcaacacaaagaaaatgctGAGTCCATCGATTTCATTTAacctttcaaaacacaaaaataaatattctatCTATTCTAAACGAGCTGCTTTGTGGCGCCCTGTTACTTTTGCCCTAGATCTTAACATAAATCATTCATCCATCCCCGAATTCAATGTTTCAGTTCAATATTTAATCTTTCTTACACAAAAAGCTGCACGCTCTGCAGAGCAAACCCAGATTATGAAAGATATATTTGACAGCCAAACAGTGCTGAATTATGAAGCACAGCTCAATCAAAGATAGATCATATGCATCATTACTGGAGTGTAACTTTGTTGAGTCTGGTAAAATTTTTTCATCATGatatgaaaaagaacaaaacttaaGATCCAGTGTTCAATATTTGGAGTCAGCATGAATCTGAAATGTACCGGGAACAAAATGTGGGtgaatttttttacatttgggaCAAATTACTTATGCCCTATATTGAGGTCAGCATCAACAAACAgtaataaaagtataaaaactaaCTGTGCTGTTGTTGTTGGATGATGTTTCTACaaagcattttaataaaagtatccagacattttttacaacattcAAACAAGCACATTGAtggtttgatttattcattttcctttGTTTCTATTCATgtgtttaacttttgttttatcacaaaaatgcaaagtttcTTTCAGTTGAAACACCTGAGAGCTTTTAATTAAGAGAGGTGACAAgaggtggttttgtttttttgtttttttaataaaaaaacaaaaaataaaaccatatactgaaaaatgacaaagcaaaataatgacttcaaaacaagcatttttaaaataaaagtctggttTCTGCAGAtgagatgaataaaaataaaactgttctggATGATCACAACAAATATAACGTGACTGCTACTGTTCTTACCTCACCGGGACGGATTTTGATATAAAAGTTGTTCCTCTTGTAGGAGATTTTGAGGATTTTGGGCCAGGCAAATCTGTTAATCCGCAATCTGTCTCTATAGATGAGGAGGCCACTTGCACAAACTCCCAGCATTATCTCCACACTCTCAGAGTCCTGAAAACAGCACACAGCAAGAAGAGACAGAAATTAAGTTTAGTTCCTGAcaattcaaaaaaaataaaaaaatatcaccaGCTACAACATTATTCTCTTattctgcagtttaaaaaacccacaaacttTCATCAACTCTTCGGTTTATACAGGAGGTGCTCAGGCATCAGTGCACAGCAGGACAAAGtagaaattcaaataaaaaaaggtttgtgatAATAACAGGGGTTGAGCAGGCAGAAAGACAATGGAATCAGGCACGTGGTTCTCTAATCTCGTCTAGGCACACGGTGGTGATGCTGAATAAGGACTGAAAAGAGTGTCAACTGACAAAAGCAACAGTGAAGTTTGGGGAAAATTATGCTCTTCACTGCACAAAGCGTGAAATGACCAGGTGAAACCAATGAGGAAAGCGCTGATCCAAAGCAGGAAAAATCAGTCTCAAGTGATAAATGGGATGTTGAAAAACGACAACTCTATATTTAACCATGCACAAGTAGAAAACACACTCACTCAGGTGGTGTAAAGCACATGGAAAGGAGCCTCTTACCTC contains:
- the epb41l3b gene encoding band 4.1-like protein 3b isoform X2; the encoded protein is MTTESGADSEAKQPQEKKETGKGKAKAAAEPTSPKNQQEQLPAAVGHSTPVRKEQQEEDQESHRSSTSRLTKSPLRGVKKVKIMQCKVTLLDGSDFTVSVEKRATGQVFFDKVSDHLNLLEKDYFGITYRDVENQKNWLDPTKELKKQIRTGPWNFAFNVKFYPPDPSQLTEDITRYYLCLQLRDDIVSGRLPCSFATHTLLGSYTVQSELGDYDPEEMGSDYVSELRLAPNQTKELEEKVMELHKTYKGMTPAEAEMHFLENAKKLSMYGVDLHHAKDSESVEIMLGVCASGLLIYRDRLRINRFAWPKILKISYKRNNFYIKIRPGEFEQFESTIGFKLPNHRAAKRLWKVCVEHHTFFRLVSPEAPPKKFLSLGSKFRYSGRTQAQTRRASAQIARPAPFFKRSSSKRYNMSLSLDGAPIMENHETPAKDGSIDGAAKVIAKEDIITTVTTERMAEEEKAEQEDVQKETPEPAPSTPLRHDTKRSPRLYTHDPLRSELSLPSSPISSNKVRRRRRESARKRASSVSPVKSGTGCRRRQARADHKAALLKEQALLLSARRQRLEQGKRHGGTLFSFSLHLPDLSSILDEDGYITFPDLSEMRLLPECAQNFLPIKSPSLIPCFLFIFFFLLSTSFSVPYALTLSFPLALCLCYLEPKAASLTASIAQSYHDHDSSEEEETDSEHTDFAFDGEMTATESEADDDSEMRTQYSFIRRVKGENVFIRHSNLMLEDTEPPPEVVKHQTNVSELKRSFLETTSGGGMLGEWEKRLSSSPLRSPRGDEAPMIEPLEPQDTKDEQPAGDETKEEVGLKGTVVSADQEEKAPVATETETAPAKQMSPDGAEVAAKDMPVVHTETKTITYEAAEVDTNGDTDPGVLLSAQTITSETTSTTTTTHITKTVKGGISETRIEKRIVITGDTDIDHDEALAQAIKEAKEQHPDMSVTKVVVHKETEITPEEGED
- the epb41l3b gene encoding band 4.1-like protein 3b isoform X3 encodes the protein MTTESGADSEAKQPQEKKETGKGKAKAAAEPTSPKNQQEQLPAAVGHSTPVRKEQQEEDQESHRSSTSRLTKSPLRGVKKVKIMQCKVTLLDGSDFTVSVEKRATGQVFFDKVSDHLNLLEKDYFGITYRDVENQKNWLDPTKELKKQIRTGPWNFAFNVKFYPPDPSQLTEDITRYYLCLQLRDDIVSGRLPCSFATHTLLGSYTVQSELGDYDPEEMGSDYVSELRLAPNQTKELEEKVMELHKTYKGMTPAEAEMHFLENAKKLSMYGVDLHHAKDSESVEIMLGVCASGLLIYRDRLRINRFAWPKILKISYKRNNFYIKIRPGEFEQFESTIGFKLPNHRAAKRLWKVCVEHHTFFRLVSPEAPPKKFLSLGSKFRYSGRTQAQTRRASAQIARPAPFFKRSSSKRYNMSLSLDGAPIMENHETPAKDGSIDGAAKVIAKEDIITTVTTERMAEEEKAEQEDVQKETPEPAPSTPLRHDTKRSPRLYTHDPLRSELSLPSSPISSNKVRRRRRESARKRASSVSPVKSGTGCRRRQARADHKAALLKEQALLLSARRQRLEQGKRHGGTLFSFSLHLPDLSSILDEDGYITFPDLSEMRLLPECAQNFLPIKSPSLIPCFLFIFFFLLSTSFSVPYALTLSFPLALCLCYLEPKAASLTASIAQSYHDHDSSEEEETDSEHTDFAFDGEMTATESEADDDSEMRTQDTEPPPEVVKHQTNVSELKRSFLETTSGGGMLGEWEKRLSSSPLRSPRGDEAPMIEPLEPQDTKDEQPAGDETKEEVGLKGTVSTLGWVSSSQKVSADQEEKAPVATETETAPAKQMSPDGAEVAAKDMPVVHTETKTITYEAAEVDTNGDTDPGVLLSAQTITSETTSTTTTTHITKTVKGGISETRIEKRIVITGDTDIDHDEALAQAIKEAKEQHPDMSVTKVVVHKETEITPEEGED
- the epb41l3b gene encoding band 4.1-like protein 3b isoform X1; the protein is MTTESGADSEAKQPQEKKETGKGKAKAAAEPTSPKNQQEQLPAAVGHSTPVRKEQQEEDQESHRSSTSRLTKSPLRGVKKVKIMQCKVTLLDGSDFTVSVEKRATGQVFFDKVSDHLNLLEKDYFGITYRDVENQKNWLDPTKELKKQIRTGPWNFAFNVKFYPPDPSQLTEDITRYYLCLQLRDDIVSGRLPCSFATHTLLGSYTVQSELGDYDPEEMGSDYVSELRLAPNQTKELEEKVMELHKTYKGMTPAEAEMHFLENAKKLSMYGVDLHHAKDSESVEIMLGVCASGLLIYRDRLRINRFAWPKILKISYKRNNFYIKIRPGEFEQFESTIGFKLPNHRAAKRLWKVCVEHHTFFRLVSPEAPPKKFLSLGSKFRYSGRTQAQTRRASAQIARPAPFFKRSSSKRYNMSLSLDGAPIMENHETPAKDGSIDGAAKVIAKEDIITTVTTERMAEEEKAEQEDVQKETPEPAPSTPLRHDTKRSPRLYTHDPLRSELSLPSSPISSNKVRRRRRESARKRASSVSPVKSGTGCRRRQARADHKAALLKEQALLLSARRQRLEQGKRHGGTLFSFSLHLPDLSSILDEDGYITFPDLSEMRLLPECAQNFLPIKSPSLIPCFLFIFFFLLSTSFSVPYALTLSFPLALCLCYLEPKAASLTASIAQSYHDHDSSEEEETDSEHTDFAFDGEMTATESEADDDSEMRTQYSFIRRVKGENVFIRHSNLMLEDTEPPPEVVKHQTNVSELKRSFLETTSGGGMLGEWEKRLSSSPLRSPRGDEAPMIEPLEPQDTKDEQPAGDETKEEVGLKGTVSTLGWVSSSQKVSADQEEKAPVATETETAPAKQMSPDGAEVAAKDMPVVHTETKTITYEAAEVDTNGDTDPGVLLSAQTITSETTSTTTTTHITKTVKGGISETRIEKRIVITGDTDIDHDEALAQAIKEAKEQHPDMSVTKVVVHKETEITPEEGED
- the epb41l3b gene encoding band 4.1-like protein 3b isoform X4, encoding MTTESGADSEAKQPQEKKETGKGKAKAAAEPTSPKNQQEQLPAAVGHSTPVRKEQQEEDQESHRSSTSRLTKSPLRGVKKVKIMQCKVTLLDGSDFTVSVEKRATGQVFFDKVSDHLNLLEKDYFGITYRDVENQKNWLDPTKELKKQIRTGPWNFAFNVKFYPPDPSQLTEDITRYYLCLQLRDDIVSGRLPCSFATHTLLGSYTVQSELGDYDPEEMGSDYVSELRLAPNQTKELEEKVMELHKTYKGMTPAEAEMHFLENAKKLSMYGVDLHHAKDSESVEIMLGVCASGLLIYRDRLRINRFAWPKILKISYKRNNFYIKIRPGEFEQFESTIGFKLPNHRAAKRLWKVCVEHHTFFRLVSPEAPPKKFLSLGSKFRYSGRTQAQTRRASAQIARPAPFFKRSSSKRYNMSLSLDGAPIMENHETPAKDGSIDGAAKVIAKEDIITTVTTERMAEEEKAEQEDVQKETPEPAPSTPLRHDTKRSPRLYTHDPLRSELSLPSSPISSNKVRRRRRESARKRASSVSPVKSGTGCRRRQARADHKAALLKEQALLLSARRQRLEQGKRHGGTLFSFSLHLPDLSSILDEDGYITFPDLSEMRLLPECAQNFLPIKSPSLIPCFLFIFFFLLSTSFSVPYALTLSFPLALCLCYLEPKAASLTASIAQSYHDHDSSEEEETDSEHTDFAFDGEMTATESEADDDSEMRTQYSFIRRVKGENVFIRHSNLMLEDTEPPPEVVKHQTNVSELKRSFLETTSGGGMLGEWEKRLSSSPLRSPRGDEAPMIEPLEPQDTKDEQPAGDETKEEVGLKGTVSTLGWVSSSQKVSADQEEKAPVATETETAPAKQMSPDGAEVAAKDMPVVHTETKTITYEAAEVDTNGDTDPGVLLSAQTITSETTSTTTTTHITKTVKGGISETRIEKRIVITGDTDIDHDEE
- the epb41l3b gene encoding band 4.1-like protein 3b isoform X5, whose protein sequence is MQCKVTLLDGSDFTVSVEKRATGQVFFDKVSDHLNLLEKDYFGITYRDVENQKNWLDPTKELKKQIRTGPWNFAFNVKFYPPDPSQLTEDITRYYLCLQLRDDIVSGRLPCSFATHTLLGSYTVQSELGDYDPEEMGSDYVSELRLAPNQTKELEEKVMELHKTYKGMTPAEAEMHFLENAKKLSMYGVDLHHAKDSESVEIMLGVCASGLLIYRDRLRINRFAWPKILKISYKRNNFYIKIRPGEFEQFESTIGFKLPNHRAAKRLWKVCVEHHTFFRLVSPEAPPKKFLSLGSKFRYSGRTQAQTRRASAQIARPAPFFKRSSSKRYNMSLSLDGAPIMENHETPAKDGSIDGAAKVIAKEDIITTVTTERMAEEEKAEQEDVQKETPEPAPSTPLRHDTKRSPRLYTHDPLRSELSLPSSPISSNKVRRRRRESARKRASSVSPVKSGTGCRRRQARADHKAALLKEQALLLSARRQRLEQGKRHGGTLFSFSLHLPDLSSILDEDGYITFPDLSEMRLLPECAQNFLPIKSPSLIPCFLFIFFFLLSTSFSVPYALTLSFPLALCLCYLEPKAASLTASIAQSYHDHDSSEEEETDSEHTDFAFDGEMTATESEADDDSEMRTQYSFIRRVKGENVFIRHSNLMLEDTEPPPEVVKHQTNVSELKRSFLETTSGGGMLGEWEKRLSSSPLRSPRGDEAPMIEPLEPQDTKDEQPAGDETKEEVGLKGTVSTLGWVSSSQKVSADQEEKAPVATETETAPAKQMSPDGAEVAAKDMPVVHTETKTITYEAAEVDTNGDTDPGVLLSAQTITSETTSTTTTTHITKTVKGGISETRIEKRIVITGDTDIDHDEALAQAIKEAKEQHPDMSVTKVVVHKETEITPEEGED